Proteins encoded by one window of Candidatus Poribacteria bacterium:
- the queA gene encoding tRNA preQ1(34) S-adenosylmethionine ribosyltransferase-isomerase QueA → MKLTDFDYDLPPDRIAQSPLQQRDASRLLVVDQDTRDFHHTRFSQIGEYLPNDALLVLNDTKVIPARLIGKKSGTGGKIELLLIREKEADIWEVLAKPRRSLRTGTQIVFGNPNLTAEVLAKPETGHCIVHFNYSGTFSAILADIGNMPLPPYIRRPPNTEDKVRYQSVYATTEGAIAAPTAGLHFTQELLEELKNNGVETATLTLHVGPGTFQPVKVEDVQTHKMHAEYIHLTEMEANRIRIAQEDGTKIVAIGTTVVRALETAGATGTVHPYNGYSELFIYPGYQFNVVDALVTNFHLPKSTLLMLVSAFARRDLIQKAYQEALQHNYRFYSYGDAMLII, encoded by the coding sequence ATGAAACTCACAGATTTCGATTACGATCTACCACCCGACCGGATCGCGCAAAGCCCACTTCAACAGCGTGATGCATCACGGCTTTTGGTAGTCGATCAAGACACCCGTGATTTTCATCACACTCGGTTTTCGCAGATTGGGGAATACTTACCGAACGATGCCCTGTTAGTCCTGAACGACACTAAGGTAATTCCGGCACGGTTAATCGGTAAAAAAAGCGGAACCGGGGGAAAGATAGAACTCCTCCTTATTCGTGAAAAAGAGGCGGATATTTGGGAGGTCCTCGCCAAACCGCGGCGGAGCCTCCGAACCGGGACACAGATTGTATTCGGCAACCCGAATTTGACAGCAGAAGTACTGGCAAAGCCAGAGACTGGACACTGCATTGTTCACTTCAACTACAGCGGTACGTTTTCAGCCATCCTCGCTGACATCGGCAATATGCCCTTGCCGCCCTACATTCGCCGTCCACCGAATACCGAAGATAAGGTGCGTTATCAGTCCGTTTACGCAACGACTGAAGGCGCAATCGCAGCCCCTACAGCAGGACTGCACTTCACGCAAGAATTGCTGGAGGAATTGAAAAATAACGGGGTAGAAACAGCGACCCTAACATTGCACGTTGGACCCGGGACGTTCCAACCGGTGAAAGTGGAAGACGTTCAGACCCATAAGATGCACGCTGAATACATCCATCTCACCGAAATGGAAGCGAATCGAATTCGCATAGCACAGGAGGATGGCACCAAAATTGTCGCCATCGGAACGACAGTGGTGCGCGCCTTAGAAACCGCAGGCGCAACAGGCACTGTCCATCCTTATAATGGTTATAGCGAACTTTTTATTTATCCAGGGTATCAATTTAACGTCGTAGATGCGTTGGTTACGAACTTTCATCTACCCAAATCAACGCTACTTATGCTTGTGAGTGCCTTCGCTAGACGAGACTTAATCCAGAAGGCTTATCAAGAGGCACTTCAACATAACTATCGTTTTTATAGCTATGGCGATGCCATGCTCATCATTTAA
- the ruvB gene encoding Holliday junction branch migration DNA helicase RuvB, whose translation MDHHEIPDFSEMQDEEDAFGYSLRPETLSEFIGQEQAKEQLRIHIEAAKKRGDALEHVLLVSPPGLGKTTLAKIISNEIQSNFKQAIGPVMERLDLASTLTNLEHTDILFIDEIHAMKGHVQESLYPAMEDYKLDLTLGQGPASDVVQLQLKPFTLVGATTREGLLAGPFRDRFGIRIHLDYYEAEDIQQAIRINSAKLSIDIDEPAEYALARRSRGTMRIANKLLANVRDYAQVKGGGTLSLEVAEEALEFFRIDERGLNTQDYTYFQTLIEKFKGRAGLKALAVALSEDERTIAEVYEPYYIKEGFLMLTPGGRVATDAAYAYFDYPVGSQTSLFHQL comes from the coding sequence ATGGACCACCACGAAATACCAGATTTCTCTGAGATGCAAGATGAAGAGGATGCCTTTGGATATAGCCTTCGTCCGGAGACATTGAGCGAATTTATCGGTCAAGAACAAGCCAAAGAACAACTCCGCATTCACATTGAAGCTGCCAAAAAGCGTGGCGATGCCTTGGAACACGTTCTACTTGTCAGTCCACCCGGGCTTGGGAAGACGACGCTTGCAAAAATTATTTCCAATGAAATTCAGAGTAATTTTAAACAGGCGATCGGTCCCGTTATGGAACGCCTTGACCTTGCCTCAACCTTGACAAATCTCGAGCATACTGACATTCTCTTTATTGATGAAATTCACGCGATGAAAGGGCATGTGCAAGAATCACTCTATCCAGCGATGGAAGACTATAAACTCGACTTAACACTCGGTCAAGGACCCGCATCGGATGTTGTGCAACTTCAACTCAAACCCTTTACACTCGTCGGTGCAACGACGCGCGAAGGATTGCTTGCCGGTCCCTTCCGAGATCGATTCGGCATCCGCATTCACCTCGATTACTACGAAGCAGAAGATATTCAACAGGCAATCCGGATTAACAGCGCGAAACTCAGTATTGACATCGATGAACCCGCAGAATACGCATTGGCTCGTCGTTCACGCGGCACGATGCGAATCGCAAATAAATTACTCGCCAATGTCAGAGACTATGCCCAAGTCAAAGGTGGCGGCACACTCTCGCTTGAAGTCGCAGAGGAAGCACTCGAATTCTTTCGCATTGATGAACGCGGACTAAACACCCAGGATTATACCTACTTTCAGACGCTTATTGAAAAATTCAAAGGACGTGCGGGGCTTAAGGCACTCGCTGTCGCCCTCAGCGAGGATGAACGCACTATCGCAGAGGTTTACGAACCTTACTATATCAAAGAAGGGTTTTTGATGTTAACACCGGGCGGACGCGTCGCTACAGATGCTGCTTATGCCTACTTCGACTATCCTGTAGGGTCCCAAACATCGCTGTTCCATCAGCTGTAA
- a CDS encoding Holliday junction ATP-dependent DNA helicase RuvA, with protein MISYIKGVVVHKETKQVIVDVNGIGYAIDVPPRVITDLPPIGDTVTFYTYYYQNRENKITLYGFTSRDALRVFELALTVTGVGPALAQNIVARLSPTQFQRAVQRGDATTLMRVPRLTKDIAQVIITKLKKNIMKMQLEGDAEPGETGSLNVEVIKMLVNLGASELEAEQAVEKAQKVLGDSAQRENLVAQALRYIRN; from the coding sequence ATGATTTCTTACATCAAAGGCGTTGTTGTCCATAAAGAAACGAAACAGGTCATTGTAGATGTCAACGGCATCGGATATGCCATTGATGTGCCGCCGAGAGTTATAACGGATTTACCGCCCATAGGTGATACGGTTACCTTCTATACATACTATTACCAAAATCGAGAAAATAAGATTACCCTCTACGGGTTCACCTCCAGAGATGCCCTGAGAGTCTTTGAATTGGCACTTACCGTTACCGGGGTCGGACCGGCACTCGCGCAAAACATCGTTGCGAGACTTTCCCCTACACAATTCCAACGCGCCGTTCAGCGCGGAGACGCAACTACCCTCATGCGGGTACCGCGTTTAACCAAAGACATCGCCCAAGTCATCATCACTAAACTGAAAAAGAATATTATGAAAATGCAACTCGAAGGTGACGCTGAACCCGGAGAAACTGGATCTCTAAATGTAGAAGTGATTAAAATGCTCGTCAATCTCGGTGCTTCGGAACTCGAAGCCGAACAAGCCGTTGAAAAGGCACAAAAAGTACTTGGTGATTCTGCACAGCGAGAAAATTTAGTTGCGCAGGCACTCCGCTATATCCGAAATTAG
- the ruvC gene encoding crossover junction endodeoxyribonuclease RuvC, whose protein sequence is MQNPSHRTARNIKKIILGIDPGIANTGYGVVESHANQLMPRDFGNIRTSPQTASEVRLKQIYDAVTHLIAKFAVESIVLEDIFFSKNVRSAFILGEVKGIVKLAAANASCPIALYTPTQIKQAIVGYGRATKSQMQKMTQALLQLKEPPRPDHAADALALALCHARSYKLLQVREKFSVRSPSVKR, encoded by the coding sequence ATGCAAAACCCATCTCACCGAACCGCAAGGAACATTAAAAAAATAATTCTTGGTATTGACCCGGGCATCGCGAATACTGGATACGGCGTGGTCGAATCTCACGCGAATCAACTTATGCCGCGCGACTTTGGAAACATTAGGACAAGCCCGCAAACAGCGTCAGAGGTGCGACTAAAACAAATTTACGATGCCGTAACCCATTTGATTGCAAAGTTCGCCGTTGAGAGTATAGTACTTGAGGATATTTTCTTCAGCAAAAATGTACGCAGTGCGTTCATCTTAGGCGAAGTCAAAGGTATCGTGAAACTTGCAGCCGCGAATGCCAGTTGTCCCATTGCCTTGTATACACCAACACAGATCAAACAGGCAATTGTTGGTTACGGAAGAGCCACGAAATCTCAAATGCAAAAGATGACACAGGCTCTCCTTCAACTCAAGGAACCGCCTCGCCCCGATCACGCGGCAGATGCACTCGCGCTTGCGCTCTGTCATGCCCGTTCCTATAAATTACTTCAAGTCCGAGAAAAATTTTCTGTCCGGTCACCGAGTGTTAAACGATAG
- a CDS encoding YebC/PmpR family DNA-binding transcriptional regulator — protein MSGHSKWSTIKHKKAANDSRRGKLFSKLVKEITAAARVGGRDVDTNPRLRTAIAAAKSSNVPSDNIEKAILRGTGELEGETYEEILYEGYGPGGVAVMIEVLTDNRNRTIAEVRHVFSKHEGRIGERGCVAWGFDKCGLIVVTSDSIDEEELFMTAAEAGAEDVTASETGIEVITPFEMFDSVLTAIQETSAEIQLAEISMIPQNTVKLEGKEAERMLRLMDALDELDDVQKVYANFDIPDNLLEAAA, from the coding sequence ATGTCAGGACACTCTAAATGGTCAACAATTAAACATAAAAAAGCAGCAAATGACTCCAGGCGTGGTAAACTCTTCTCAAAGTTAGTGAAAGAGATTACCGCAGCAGCGCGTGTCGGCGGTCGTGATGTGGACACAAACCCAAGACTCCGAACCGCAATTGCGGCAGCAAAATCGAGCAACGTTCCCAGCGATAATATTGAGAAAGCGATACTTCGTGGCACCGGTGAACTTGAAGGTGAAACCTACGAAGAAATTCTCTACGAGGGCTACGGACCCGGTGGTGTCGCAGTGATGATAGAAGTCTTAACCGACAATCGCAACCGTACTATCGCTGAGGTTCGACACGTTTTCAGCAAACACGAAGGGAGAATCGGTGAACGTGGGTGCGTCGCGTGGGGCTTTGACAAGTGTGGGTTGATTGTTGTTACATCAGATAGCATTGATGAAGAAGAACTCTTCATGACCGCCGCTGAAGCTGGAGCTGAAGATGTAACCGCCTCCGAGACAGGCATAGAAGTCATTACCCCGTTTGAAATGTTCGACAGCGTCTTAACGGCAATTCAGGAAACATCCGCTGAAATCCAACTCGCTGAAATTAGCATGATTCCCCAAAACACAGTGAAACTTGAAGGAAAAGAAGCAGAACGGATGCTACGCCTCATGGATGCGCTCGACGAACTCGACGACGTACAGAAAGTCTATGCCAATTTCGATATTCCCGATAACCTTTTAGAAGCCGCAGCTTAA
- a CDS encoding phosphatase PAP2 family protein, with amino-acid sequence MARSNSLTIPACIAWCTSVLFSPFLVPIVTAAGVVQKHADPQNALRWLVIVVLFVTVLPVLSIAVMVRCAKVSDFHLQNREERLLPLCCTLISMIAGTVLLHQLGAAREIVWAGVAYITNSVIFSAITPMWKISFHSSVATGCVTVLVMLVNPQFGWLFLLIPLIAWARIYRKRHTFLQTVVGAVLAVGNTVLVLQMAKLGTQS; translated from the coding sequence ATGGCGCGAAGCAATTCATTGACAATTCCGGCATGCATAGCATGGTGCACCTCTGTTTTATTCAGTCCATTCTTGGTGCCAATTGTAACAGCTGCCGGTGTTGTCCAAAAACATGCGGATCCCCAAAACGCACTCCGCTGGTTAGTGATTGTCGTCCTATTTGTTACCGTGCTGCCCGTATTGTCAATAGCAGTGATGGTCCGGTGTGCTAAAGTGAGTGATTTTCATCTGCAGAACAGAGAGGAACGACTCCTTCCTTTATGCTGTACGCTTATCAGCATGATTGCAGGTACCGTTCTACTCCATCAGCTCGGTGCAGCACGCGAAATTGTTTGGGCGGGAGTCGCCTACATTACAAATAGCGTTATTTTCTCGGCAATTACCCCGATGTGGAAAATCAGCTTTCACAGTAGTGTCGCCACTGGATGCGTTACTGTTCTCGTCATGCTTGTCAATCCACAATTCGGTTGGCTATTCCTGCTGATTCCTCTGATCGCTTGGGCGCGGATCTACCGAAAAAGGCACACATTTCTCCAAACCGTTGTCGGTGCGGTGCTTGCTGTTGGCAACACGGTACTCGTTTTGCAAATGGCAAAACTTGGAACCCAAAGTTGA
- a CDS encoding peroxiredoxin, with the protein MAALLKEVLPKIEVGQSAPDFIAIDGTGKTHQLSKLYEKKNVVLAFYPRDFGRGUTAQVCSLRDESSSFEKYDAQVFGITSNDAESHQKFSAENQLNFPLLVDTGRNLALLYGATNAPDGKIQRLAVVIDKTGKILEIDKNVNAGTHGADLVDFFKTLETSN; encoded by the coding sequence GTGGCCGCACTGCTCAAGGAAGTTCTACCGAAGATAGAGGTTGGGCAATCCGCGCCAGACTTTATCGCGATTGATGGAACCGGTAAAACGCACCAACTGAGTAAATTATATGAGAAAAAGAACGTCGTATTAGCGTTCTATCCACGCGATTTCGGGCGTGGCTGAACGGCGCAAGTTTGCTCGCTCCGGGATGAGTCGAGTAGTTTTGAAAAATACGATGCACAGGTCTTTGGAATTACGTCGAACGACGCAGAATCTCATCAGAAATTTTCGGCAGAAAATCAGTTGAACTTCCCGCTTTTGGTGGACACTGGACGCAACCTCGCGCTCCTCTACGGCGCAACGAATGCCCCAGACGGCAAGATTCAGCGATTAGCCGTTGTCATTGACAAAACTGGGAAAATCTTGGAAATCGACAAAAACGTCAACGCCGGGACACACGGTGCGGATTTAGTTGATTTCTTCAAAACTTTGGAAACGTCAAATTAA
- a CDS encoding phytanoyl-CoA dioxygenase family protein → MLDERHLQHQITDEQHQKLNEDGYFTVENALPLDLVERLETRVDRIYQDHLDAGYDPYTKNQMTEHSNFFYPNFLGTDQIFVNILDWHKTFPKVWGILGWNIYSYHSHFIITPPRPDEVRGKPTPLGWHQDSGRVNMEIESSPRPRLSIKVVYWLSDCSETGRGNFYVVPGSHLWDKLEKPEDGSLPEGATPVCCKPGDAVFFDRRIWHARSENDSDITRKGLFYGYGYRWLRSKDNMTIPQEMFERNDPIRQQLLGGGTNANGHFSPKDADVPLKVWLEEQGVLSN, encoded by the coding sequence ATGCTTGACGAACGCCATCTACAACATCAGATTACTGACGAACAGCACCAAAAGCTGAATGAGGACGGATATTTCACCGTTGAAAACGCGCTCCCATTAGATCTCGTTGAACGTCTTGAAACACGGGTAGACCGCATCTACCAAGACCATCTCGACGCTGGTTACGATCCGTATACCAAAAATCAGATGACCGAGCACAGCAACTTTTTCTACCCAAACTTCCTCGGCACTGATCAAATTTTCGTGAATATCCTGGACTGGCATAAAACATTCCCGAAGGTCTGGGGCATTCTGGGATGGAACATCTATTCCTACCACAGCCATTTCATCATCACACCACCTCGTCCTGATGAGGTTCGTGGCAAACCCACACCACTCGGATGGCATCAGGATAGTGGACGCGTCAACATGGAAATCGAAAGTTCGCCACGACCACGTCTCTCAATAAAAGTCGTCTATTGGCTATCCGACTGCTCTGAAACGGGACGCGGGAATTTCTATGTGGTTCCGGGAAGCCATCTCTGGGACAAACTTGAGAAGCCAGAAGACGGTTCGCTCCCCGAAGGCGCAACACCAGTCTGCTGTAAACCCGGTGATGCCGTTTTCTTTGACCGACGTATATGGCACGCCCGTAGCGAAAACGATTCAGACATCACGCGCAAAGGACTCTTCTACGGATACGGTTACCGATGGCTACGGAGCAAAGACAACATGACGATTCCCCAAGAGATGTTTGAGCGAAATGACCCGATTCGACAGCAATTGCTCGGTGGTGGTACCAACGCAAACGGGCATTTTTCACCCAAGGATGCAGACGTTCCACTGAAGGTATGGCTTGAAGAACAAGGTGTCCTCTCAAACTAA
- a CDS encoding Gfo/Idh/MocA family oxidoreductase yields MLKAGFIGAGGRSQGAHYPSVNRLEDDVEMLGACELDEEKLAQVAQKYEFPNTFTDHRKMLDTLDLDVVYCVMNEKWILQPALDCLNAGKHLFIEKPPGANSDETQQLLEAAVANDVYCMVGFQRRYAAVTREAMRRVAEKGPVTLAVTTFNKQMLGGNREFTTTLWNDVCHVVDLLRYMAGGEPVEVTAHRDTFGAEQRNFYTAFVRFDNNVTGVLFGSRASGGRVLRSELHGVGIGCYMKIPEEIEIHEDNNRSTMGGWEVDGVDQRDSPSYEGVLTMHRHFVDCVRNREVPLTDLRDVINSIHLVDQIEGPLPD; encoded by the coding sequence ATGCTCAAAGCAGGATTTATCGGTGCAGGAGGACGCAGCCAAGGCGCACACTACCCAAGCGTAAATCGTCTGGAAGATGATGTCGAAATGCTCGGTGCCTGTGAACTGGATGAGGAGAAACTCGCACAAGTTGCCCAGAAATATGAGTTCCCGAACACCTTCACAGATCACCGAAAGATGCTCGACACACTGGACTTAGATGTCGTCTATTGTGTCATGAACGAGAAGTGGATTTTGCAACCCGCCTTGGATTGCCTCAACGCTGGCAAGCATCTATTTATTGAGAAACCTCCGGGTGCGAACAGCGACGAAACACAACAATTACTTGAGGCAGCGGTGGCAAACGATGTCTACTGCATGGTAGGGTTTCAGCGGAGATATGCTGCTGTTACGCGCGAAGCCATGCGACGCGTCGCAGAGAAGGGACCCGTTACATTAGCCGTCACCACCTTTAACAAACAGATGTTGGGCGGGAATCGCGAATTTACGACAACCCTTTGGAACGATGTTTGCCATGTTGTCGATCTACTCCGCTATATGGCAGGTGGTGAACCCGTAGAAGTCACCGCGCATCGCGACACTTTTGGTGCAGAACAACGCAACTTTTACACCGCCTTTGTCCGCTTTGATAACAACGTCACAGGTGTACTTTTTGGGAGTCGCGCATCGGGTGGACGTGTCTTACGCTCCGAATTGCACGGTGTCGGCATCGGTTGTTACATGAAGATTCCCGAAGAAATCGAAATTCACGAAGATAATAATAGAAGCACTATGGGAGGTTGGGAGGTTGATGGTGTGGACCAGCGTGACAGCCCCAGTTATGAGGGTGTCCTAACGATGCACCGCCACTTCGTCGACTGCGTCCGCAACCGAGAAGTCCCGCTCACAGACCTCCGTGATGTTATTAACTCCATCCACCTGGTTGATCAGATAGAAGGTCCCCTACCAGATTAA
- a CDS encoding phytanoyl-CoA dioxygenase family protein yields the protein MPVFDAEALEFWEENGYVVVPEAVPLENCRAAEQAVWDFLEMDRDDPDSWYPDPPRKSIMVEIYQHQALWDNRQYPRIHQAFSEIWESEKLWVSFDRASMNPPERPDWAFTGPYLHWDMSLDDMPVRLKVQGVLYLADTPGNQGAFTCIPGFHRKLEKWLGDLPDDANPREVVRDYQAEAVPVAGKAGDLVIWHSALPHGSSPNSAERPRMAQYITMSPAPNDGKDINESRVKGWRERLTGLGKEAREKEHYQGETAELTPLGKKLLGLEPWVA from the coding sequence ATGCCAGTTTTTGACGCAGAAGCCTTAGAATTTTGGGAAGAGAACGGTTACGTCGTTGTGCCGGAGGCGGTACCACTTGAGAATTGCCGCGCCGCTGAACAAGCCGTCTGGGATTTTCTTGAAATGGATCGCGACGATCCAGATAGTTGGTATCCTGACCCACCGCGCAAGAGCATTATGGTGGAGATTTATCAGCATCAGGCGTTGTGGGACAACCGCCAATACCCTCGCATCCATCAGGCGTTTTCAGAGATTTGGGAGAGCGAGAAACTTTGGGTTAGTTTTGATCGTGCGAGCATGAATCCACCTGAACGTCCGGACTGGGCGTTCACCGGTCCTTATTTGCATTGGGATATGTCGTTGGATGATATGCCGGTGCGTTTGAAAGTGCAAGGTGTTTTGTATCTGGCGGATACGCCGGGTAATCAGGGCGCGTTCACTTGTATTCCGGGCTTCCATCGGAAGTTGGAGAAATGGTTGGGGGACTTACCTGATGATGCGAACCCGCGGGAAGTTGTGCGAGATTACCAAGCAGAGGCGGTACCGGTTGCTGGGAAAGCGGGGGATCTGGTTATCTGGCATAGTGCGTTGCCACACGGCAGTAGTCCGAACTCTGCCGAGCGTCCTCGGATGGCGCAGTACATTACGATGTCACCGGCACCAAATGATGGCAAGGATATAAACGAAAGCCGTGTTAAAGGATGGCGCGAACGGTTAACTGGTCTCGGAAAAGAGGCGAGAGAAAAGGAGCATTACCAGGGTGAAACGGCGGAATTGACCCCTTTAGGAAAGAAACTCCTTGGTCTTGAACCGTGGGTTGCGTGA
- a CDS encoding cytochrome ubiquinol oxidase subunit I codes for MSDLLAARAQMAMSLAFHIIFAVIGIAMPLLMVIAEGLWLKTREEIYLTLAKRWAKGTAIMFAVGAVSGTVLSFELGLLWPNFMAYAGPIIGMPFSLEGFAFFLEAIFLGLYLYGWDRIPKYAHWFAGVMVLLGGTLSGIFVVTANAWMNTPTGFSIVNGEVTDVDPIAAMLNPSSFSQALHMTIAAFLTVGFAVAGIHAYFLRRDPNNLFHRRAFAIALSVGGVFALLQPISGDISAKKLAKHQPIKLAAMEAQWETERGAPLRIGGIPNEDTEETRYALEIPKALSFLAHSDFNAEIMGLKAVPREDRPPVAIVHFAFQIMVACGIIMIVAGVLGGWLAWKHKSLPDQRWYLRFVTFCAPLGFIAIEAGWTVTEVGRQPWIIYNYMRTAEAVTSMPNLVVPFASFTVLYIFLSIIVVILLRRQIFQSPDL; via the coding sequence ATGTCAGATTTGTTGGCAGCACGCGCACAGATGGCGATGTCACTTGCATTTCACATTATTTTTGCGGTGATCGGTATAGCGATGCCGCTGCTGATGGTGATCGCAGAGGGTCTATGGCTCAAAACGCGAGAGGAGATTTACCTGACGCTTGCGAAGCGGTGGGCAAAAGGCACTGCGATTATGTTCGCTGTTGGGGCGGTTTCTGGCACTGTCTTGTCTTTTGAACTCGGTTTGTTGTGGCCCAATTTCATGGCTTACGCCGGTCCGATCATCGGCATGCCGTTTTCGTTGGAAGGGTTTGCGTTCTTTCTTGAGGCGATTTTCTTGGGGCTTTACCTCTACGGCTGGGACCGCATCCCCAAATATGCACATTGGTTTGCTGGTGTGATGGTGCTGCTCGGCGGTACCTTGTCCGGTATTTTCGTTGTCACCGCGAATGCATGGATGAACACGCCTACCGGATTCTCTATTGTCAATGGCGAGGTGACAGATGTCGATCCGATTGCGGCGATGTTGAATCCTTCGTCGTTTAGCCAAGCACTTCACATGACTATTGCTGCTTTTCTGACAGTCGGGTTTGCAGTGGCGGGCATCCACGCCTATTTTCTGCGACGCGATCCGAACAACCTTTTCCATCGCCGGGCGTTCGCGATTGCTTTGAGTGTTGGTGGCGTATTTGCCCTTCTCCAACCGATTTCGGGTGACATCAGTGCCAAGAAACTCGCGAAACACCAACCCATTAAACTCGCAGCGATGGAAGCACAGTGGGAGACAGAACGCGGCGCGCCTTTACGTATCGGTGGTATTCCTAACGAGGATACTGAAGAGACCCGATATGCGCTTGAGATTCCAAAGGCTCTTAGTTTTCTTGCGCATTCTGACTTCAACGCTGAGATTATGGGGCTAAAGGCAGTGCCGCGGGAAGATCGCCCACCTGTGGCGATTGTGCATTTCGCATTTCAAATTATGGTGGCGTGTGGGATAATAATGATTGTCGCTGGTGTTCTCGGTGGCTGGCTCGCGTGGAAGCACAAAAGTCTGCCAGACCAACGCTGGTACCTTCGGTTTGTCACGTTCTGTGCACCGCTTGGGTTTATTGCGATTGAGGCGGGTTGGACGGTCACGGAAGTCGGGCGGCAACCGTGGATTATCTATAACTACATGCGCACTGCTGAGGCGGTAACCTCAATGCCGAACCTCGTCGTTCCGTTTGCCAGTTTTACGGTGCTTTACATTTTCCTCTCAATTATTGTTGTTATCCTATTACGTCGTCAAATTTTCCAGAGTCCTGACTTGTAA
- a CDS encoding cytochrome d ubiquinol oxidase subunit II: protein MLTLEFCIACVMLISLIIYMLTGGADFGGGIWDLFATGHRAKAQRSLIAHAIAPIWEANHVWLIVIVVLLFVAFPVAFAAISTALHIPLTLMLIGIVLRGTAFVFRTYDVQSDTIHRRWSRLFAIASAITPVMLGITLGAVASGTIHINVESGQVETDFILAWFAPFPFAIGFFTLTLCALLAAVYLTLETEDTELREDFRRRALLSAVSVGVMAGLSFIFSAEGAPTIRRGLGSAVWSIPFHILTGVVALWAIWTIWNRQFRLARILVPIQVTLIVFGWGLAQYPYLVTPDLTFSNTAAPDTVLRPLLIVLIAGGVLLVPAFWYLYAVFKGADRKVGETEEEIRT from the coding sequence ATGCTGACCCTTGAATTCTGTATTGCATGTGTGATGCTTATTTCCCTGATTATTTATATGCTAACAGGTGGTGCTGATTTTGGCGGCGGCATTTGGGACCTCTTCGCGACGGGGCATCGCGCGAAAGCGCAGCGTTCACTTATTGCACACGCGATCGCCCCGATCTGGGAAGCAAATCACGTCTGGTTGATTGTGATTGTTGTTCTATTGTTCGTAGCGTTTCCTGTCGCCTTCGCGGCGATCAGCACAGCTTTACATATTCCGCTGACGCTGATGCTCATCGGTATTGTGCTTCGCGGCACAGCGTTTGTATTTCGTACTTATGATGTTCAATCGGATACAATACACCGGCGTTGGAGTCGGTTGTTTGCGATTGCGAGTGCTATTACGCCTGTGATGTTAGGGATTACGTTGGGGGCTGTTGCATCTGGCACGATTCACATTAATGTGGAAAGTGGACAGGTGGAGACCGATTTTATCTTGGCATGGTTCGCGCCGTTTCCGTTTGCAATCGGGTTCTTCACTTTGACGTTGTGTGCGTTGCTCGCGGCGGTGTATCTCACGCTTGAAACCGAGGACACTGAGTTGCGGGAGGATTTTCGGCGACGTGCGCTTCTCTCGGCAGTGAGTGTCGGCGTGATGGCGGGCTTGAGTTTCATTTTCTCCGCTGAAGGTGCACCTACAATTCGACGAGGACTCGGTAGCGCGGTCTGGTCAATCCCGTTTCACATCTTGACGGGTGTGGTGGCGTTGTGGGCAATCTGGACGATTTGGAACCGTCAATTTCGCCTTGCACGTATCCTCGTTCCGATACAGGTTACACTCATCGTTTTCGGTTGGGGACTGGCGCAGTATCCGTATCTTGTCACACCAGACTTAACCTTTTCAAATACGGCTGCACCGGATACGGTGCTACGTCCACTGTTGATTGTGCTGATTGCCGGGGGTGTGCTGTTGGTGCCTGCTTTCTGGTATCTTTACGCTGTGTTTAAGGGTGCAGATCGGAAGGTGGGGGAAACCGAAGAAGAGATTCGTACTTAA